A stretch of the Ammoniphilus sp. CFH 90114 genome encodes the following:
- the qoxC gene encoding cytochrome aa3 quinol oxidase subunit III translates to MSANVNTSLPLEYQTEQNRMNILGFWIFLGAEIVLFATLFAVYGVLGERYAGGPTLTDIIQMKDVMIQTVLLLTSSFTCGLAIFEMRRNNLKGLLIWLGVTLLLGAGFLYMEVMEFIHYVHAGATMQTSAALSSLFVLLGTHGAHVALGIGWAIMVIIQLIKRGLTPDTARKTFIIGLYWHFLDVIWIFIFTFVYLKGMVG, encoded by the coding sequence ATGTCAGCTAATGTGAACACGTCGTTGCCTTTAGAATATCAAACCGAGCAAAACCGCATGAATATCCTTGGGTTCTGGATTTTTCTCGGCGCAGAGATTGTTCTCTTCGCCACCCTCTTTGCTGTTTATGGCGTACTAGGTGAACGATATGCGGGCGGACCTACCCTCACCGATATCATTCAAATGAAAGATGTGATGATTCAAACGGTACTCTTGTTAACAAGCAGCTTCACTTGCGGTCTTGCTATCTTCGAGATGCGCCGGAATAACCTGAAGGGATTATTGATTTGGTTAGGTGTCACCTTGTTGCTTGGGGCTGGCTTCCTCTACATGGAAGTGATGGAGTTCATCCATTATGTGCATGCTGGTGCTACCATGCAAACAAGTGCAGCGCTATCTAGCTTATTCGTACTACTTGGAACTCACGGTGCACACGTTGCTTTAGGGATCGGTTGGGCGATTATGGTCATCATTCAACTTATCAAAAGAGGTTTAACCCCTGACACAGCACGAAAGACGTTTATAATTGGACTGTATTGGCACTTTCTTGATGTGATTTGGATCTTTATTTTCACATTCGTTTATCTAAAAGGGATGGTGGGCTAA
- a CDS encoding NAD(P)H-binding protein, whose product MKKALIIGATGLVGKEVLNILLEGDTYESITILVRKKPSISHGKLVCIVLDDFSNMEQHSKLFQVDDVYCCLGTTIKKAKTKENFKQVDFTYPLMAAQLAKEYGVKRFLLVSAMGADSRSSIFYNRVKGELELAVQQIHLPSFLIFRPSLLLGERAELRVGERMASLVFAFLPFLFKGALIKYRPIEGRDVASMMVRMAETYLPGTHIFENDQMYKILSKGTNK is encoded by the coding sequence ATGAAAAAAGCCCTTATTATAGGTGCCACTGGATTGGTTGGGAAAGAAGTGCTAAACATTCTTTTAGAAGGGGATACTTACGAATCAATTACTATTTTAGTAAGGAAAAAACCATCTATTAGCCATGGAAAACTCGTTTGTATCGTATTGGATGATTTCAGCAATATGGAGCAACATAGCAAGTTATTTCAAGTAGATGATGTATATTGTTGTTTAGGTACCACAATAAAAAAAGCCAAAACCAAAGAAAATTTCAAACAGGTAGATTTTACCTATCCACTTATGGCCGCTCAGCTTGCTAAAGAATACGGAGTAAAGAGATTTCTTCTTGTATCTGCCATGGGGGCTGACTCACGTTCTTCCATCTTTTATAATCGGGTCAAAGGAGAATTAGAACTTGCTGTTCAACAAATACATTTACCCTCCTTTTTGATCTTTCGTCCTTCACTCTTACTTGGAGAACGTGCAGAACTTCGAGTGGGGGAACGAATGGCCAGCTTGGTTTTCGCATTTCTTCCTTTTTTATTCAAAGGAGCATTAATTAAATATCGTCCTATAGAAGGTAGAGATGTTGCAAGCATGATGGTCCGTATGGCTGAAACCTACTTACCGGGTACGCATATCTTTGAGAATGATCAAATGTATAAAATCTTGTCAAAGGGAACAAACAAATGA
- a CDS encoding glutaminase has product MVIRVVVFMEYKEQLDTWVKEFRTYTKEGKVADYIPALKKADPSHFGICILGPDGVKWESGEYAVPFTMQSISKIISFISACISLGIEDVLRKVDVEPTGDAFDSIIRLEVHRQGKPFNPMINAGALTVASILPGETPDEKFQIIQNLMVEMLSRQPVINMGVFESEWRTANRNRALAYYLMETGYLEAEVDEALEVYLKHCSIEVTLEDLATIGLILAYDGYHPLQGKRIFSKEIARLTKAIMVTCGMYNASGRFAAFVGLPAKSGVSGGIMCSMPPRLRSKEMPFRNGCGIGIYGPAIDEYGNSAAGVQLLRQLSEEWDFNIF; this is encoded by the coding sequence ATTGTTATTAGGGTAGTGGTATTTATGGAGTATAAAGAACAATTGGATACATGGGTTAAAGAGTTTCGAACTTATACCAAGGAAGGAAAAGTTGCAGATTATATTCCTGCTTTGAAAAAAGCCGATCCTTCCCACTTTGGGATATGTATTTTGGGTCCAGATGGTGTAAAGTGGGAATCAGGTGAATATGCTGTTCCGTTTACCATGCAAAGTATTTCAAAGATTATTAGTTTTATTTCTGCATGCATTTCGCTTGGAATAGAGGATGTCTTGAGGAAAGTTGATGTAGAACCAACAGGCGATGCTTTTGATTCCATTATTCGTCTAGAAGTTCATCGACAGGGTAAACCATTTAATCCAATGATTAATGCTGGAGCACTAACTGTTGCATCTATTCTTCCAGGGGAAACTCCTGATGAAAAATTTCAAATCATCCAAAATCTTATGGTAGAGATGCTCAGTCGACAACCTGTGATTAATATGGGAGTGTTCGAATCAGAATGGCGTACAGCCAACCGAAATCGAGCCTTAGCTTATTATCTTATGGAAACCGGCTATTTAGAGGCAGAAGTTGATGAAGCATTGGAGGTTTATTTAAAGCATTGTTCGATTGAAGTGACATTAGAGGATTTAGCTACGATAGGTCTTATTCTAGCTTATGACGGCTATCATCCCTTGCAAGGTAAAAGGATCTTTTCTAAGGAAATTGCTAGGCTAACGAAAGCTATAATGGTCACTTGTGGCATGTACAATGCTTCAGGAAGGTTTGCTGCATTCGTTGGTCTACCTGCAAAAAGCGGGGTATCTGGAGGGATCATGTGCTCTATGCCACCACGTCTCCGATCTAAGGAAATGCCTTTTCGTAACGGATGTGGGATTGGAATATACGGACCTGCAATTGATGAGTATGGAAATAGTGCTGCAGGCGTACAATTACTGAGGCAATTATCTGAGGAATGGGATTTTAACATCTTTTAG
- a CDS encoding NlpC/P60 family protein, translated as MKKSKILSLLLAGGIVFSSFTPTYAATSSQIADSAQKYIGHSLKNYSAGDFIQYTLKGAGVLSSNNLSTLYKQGTPVSLSNLKKGDVAFFGSSSSNLIASGVYLGNNKIAIAYKPYGSVKLLSTNDAVVKNNFVGLRSYATTKESTNKTDTTKSTKNTQEAIIKAGLRYLGTPYEYGSSRSSTKTFDCSAFVRQVYIDAVGLDMGRGGATSQYHYLKNSGAKIKTNWRDLEKGDIMIFMPYRGTAKSNYSKDRDSIGHSGIYMGDGKVLHTYSKESGGVRVDSIAGRHWEYRFIAGGSPLKK; from the coding sequence ATGAAAAAATCGAAAATTCTCAGTCTATTGCTAGCAGGGGGGATCGTATTTTCCTCTTTCACACCGACCTACGCTGCCACGTCAAGCCAAATTGCCGATTCCGCTCAAAAGTACATAGGACACTCCCTAAAAAATTACTCTGCAGGAGATTTCATTCAATACACTCTTAAAGGGGCAGGGGTCTTATCCTCCAATAACCTTTCAACTTTATACAAGCAGGGAACACCAGTTTCTCTTTCAAACTTAAAAAAAGGGGACGTTGCATTTTTTGGATCCAGTAGTTCTAATCTAATAGCGTCTGGTGTTTATTTGGGCAACAACAAGATCGCTATAGCCTATAAACCCTATGGAAGCGTAAAACTATTATCTACTAATGATGCTGTAGTAAAAAATAACTTCGTTGGACTCAGAAGCTATGCAACGACTAAAGAGTCCACTAATAAAACGGATACTACAAAATCTACCAAAAATACACAAGAAGCGATCATTAAAGCAGGATTAAGATATCTAGGAACACCATATGAATATGGATCTAGTCGCAGTAGTACCAAAACATTTGACTGTTCGGCGTTTGTTCGCCAAGTCTATATTGATGCTGTAGGTTTAGATATGGGACGAGGAGGAGCCACTTCTCAATATCATTACTTAAAGAATTCCGGAGCAAAAATTAAGACCAACTGGCGAGACCTAGAAAAAGGAGATATTATGATATTCATGCCTTATCGAGGAACGGCCAAATCTAACTACTCCAAAGATCGTGATAGTATAGGGCACTCCGGCATCTATATGGGGGACGGTAAGGTTCTACATACTTATTCGAAGGAATCAGGTGGGGTGCGCGTCGATTCAATTGCGGGTAGGCATTGGGAATATCGATTTATTGCTGGCGGAAGTCCATTGAAAAAATAA
- a CDS encoding phosphate ABC transporter ATP-binding protein, whose product MLAQFHHVNVIMDKKTILFIEELDIEKGKRYAVVGPSGSGKSTFLRLINLLQNPSSGQMTLFNETLTKKGYTRNQMISIQRQMVYVSQKPVMFDQTVADNIAMGLKYRGINKSEIEDRVQVGLEQVGLSNYGKRRAVTLSGGEAQRIALARALVIEPKLLLLDEPTSNLDPSNIEIIENVVNTIHAQSAVTVLMVTHSLQQAKRMGDEIIFIHQGSVHMKQEKEHFFHSPPIPEMADFISGKMIY is encoded by the coding sequence GTGTTAGCACAATTTCACCATGTTAACGTTATAATGGACAAAAAAACGATTTTATTCATTGAGGAACTTGATATTGAGAAAGGAAAACGCTACGCAGTTGTCGGGCCAAGTGGTTCGGGAAAAAGCACATTCCTTCGCCTCATTAATTTACTTCAAAATCCATCAAGCGGTCAGATGACTTTGTTTAATGAAACCTTAACGAAAAAGGGATACACAAGGAATCAAATGATAAGCATTCAACGTCAAATGGTCTATGTATCTCAAAAACCGGTCATGTTTGATCAAACCGTTGCGGACAACATTGCAATGGGGCTAAAGTATCGTGGAATAAATAAAAGTGAGATTGAAGATAGAGTTCAAGTTGGGTTAGAACAGGTTGGTTTATCGAATTATGGCAAGAGACGAGCAGTGACCCTCTCCGGGGGAGAGGCGCAACGAATAGCATTAGCTCGAGCTCTAGTTATCGAACCTAAGTTGCTCTTGCTTGATGAACCAACATCAAACTTAGATCCCAGCAATATTGAGATTATTGAGAATGTCGTCAATACCATTCATGCTCAATCAGCTGTTACCGTTCTTATGGTAACGCATAGCTTGCAACAAGCCAAAAGAATGGGAGACGAGATCATCTTTATCCATCAAGGAAGTGTGCATATGAAGCAAGAGAAAGAGCATTTCTTCCATTCACCACCTATTCCTGAGATGGCAGACTTCATTTCGGGGAAAATGATCTATTAA
- the qoxD gene encoding cytochrome aa3 quinol oxidase subunit IV, translating into MDKKMNFPMSHVFGFLLSLLLTFVAAAVALKTTLSFQVVMWIIGTLAIIQAGLQLYMFMHVTEGEDAKVNLINIVYAVFCAIVIVAGTIWVMSFGLHNH; encoded by the coding sequence ATGGATAAAAAAATGAACTTTCCCATGAGCCATGTCTTTGGATTCTTGCTGTCCTTGCTTCTTACCTTCGTAGCAGCGGCTGTAGCTCTGAAAACGACCTTATCCTTTCAGGTGGTAATGTGGATCATTGGAACGCTCGCCATTATTCAGGCTGGGCTGCAGCTTTACATGTTTATGCATGTCACTGAAGGTGAAGATGCAAAAGTTAACCTTATTAATATTGTGTACGCCGTCTTCTGTGCCATTGTCATTGTAGCGGGAACCATATGGGTCATGTCGTTTGGATTGCATAACCATTAA
- a CDS encoding FdhF/YdeP family oxidoreductase produces the protein MGKTKHQGPIKKSSLPSPKHWVSPIPFGLGKVKPKHIRDSVKILWENKDNLSYATNIITKGVCDGCALGVAGLYDQTLTGPHICTTRLNVLRLNTMPAIKSEFLHADIDELRTYSSTELRKLGRIPYPMIRRKGERKFSRLSWDEAMEMIAGKMKKLDPKQYAFYLTSRGITNESYYVAGKVSRFLGTNNIDNASRICHSPSKTALKRSIGVGASTVNYQDWIGTDVLLFWGSVASNSSPVSTKYMLEAKKKGTKIIVVNPYKEPAMDEYWIPSNVESALFGTKLADDFYQVNIGGDIAFMHGIMKHWFEMEEKKYGSAINHEFVQKHVNGYEELKTKVKKQSWNDIVASSGITQERIVKLAELLANSKNAVFAWALGLTMHSFATDNISQVANLALLRGFLGRKHSGLMPFRGHSSVQGSGEMGADPFVLPGGDFHGENIERIEKLWGFDLPKWQGDIVGVTLENILLPENHERKVKLYYLSGGNFLETMPDPHFVEKALSQLEIRVHQDIILNTSTLVDAKEAVIVLPAKTRYEQVGGGTSTSTERMVYFSPEIEGNRNKIEEAREEWKIYVDLAKRVKPETADLVHFEDADSIRNEIAKANPNYDGIQHLKKQGDVFQWGGAWLCEDGICPTFDGKASLIPVDIPDLNKTNEQFYITTRRGKQFNSMVYSETDPFNGAERYDVLINKEDANELSIQEGEAIVLYNKYGVFQGRAKLADIAKGNLGIFFPEGNFLLPKGRYEKFAGIPDYNVGCHLEKAERYVARKDVDYLEKRVEELEQEVS, from the coding sequence ATGGGTAAAACAAAACATCAAGGCCCGATAAAAAAATCGAGTTTACCATCTCCTAAACACTGGGTAAGTCCCATACCTTTTGGACTCGGGAAGGTAAAACCAAAACATATTCGTGATTCTGTTAAGATTTTATGGGAAAATAAAGATAATTTAAGTTATGCAACGAATATCATTACAAAAGGCGTTTGTGATGGGTGTGCCTTAGGAGTGGCAGGTCTTTATGACCAAACCTTAACAGGGCCGCATATATGTACGACTAGATTAAATGTTCTTCGCTTAAATACGATGCCTGCAATCAAATCTGAGTTCCTTCACGCTGATATTGATGAACTTAGAACATATTCAAGTACGGAGCTTCGTAAACTAGGGCGTATTCCTTATCCCATGATACGAAGAAAAGGAGAAAGAAAGTTCTCAAGATTGTCGTGGGATGAAGCCATGGAAATGATTGCTGGAAAGATGAAGAAGTTAGATCCAAAACAATATGCCTTCTACTTAACTTCTCGTGGTATTACAAATGAGTCCTATTACGTTGCTGGAAAAGTATCTCGATTCTTAGGCACAAATAATATAGATAACGCTTCACGGATTTGTCACTCCCCAAGTAAAACTGCACTCAAGCGTTCTATAGGCGTTGGCGCTTCAACCGTCAATTATCAGGACTGGATTGGAACGGACGTTTTACTTTTTTGGGGAAGCGTTGCTTCCAATAGCTCACCTGTATCAACTAAATATATGTTGGAAGCAAAGAAAAAAGGGACAAAAATTATCGTAGTTAATCCTTATAAAGAACCAGCCATGGATGAATATTGGATTCCTTCCAATGTTGAATCAGCTCTTTTCGGTACAAAATTAGCGGATGATTTTTACCAGGTTAATATCGGCGGTGATATCGCCTTTATGCATGGAATTATGAAGCACTGGTTTGAGATGGAGGAAAAGAAATATGGTTCGGCTATCAATCATGAATTCGTTCAAAAGCACGTGAATGGCTATGAAGAATTAAAAACAAAAGTTAAAAAACAATCTTGGAATGACATTGTAGCCTCATCTGGCATCACACAGGAAAGAATAGTCAAGTTAGCCGAATTACTAGCGAATAGTAAGAATGCTGTTTTTGCATGGGCATTAGGATTAACGATGCATTCATTTGCTACAGATAACATCTCGCAAGTAGCTAACCTCGCTCTATTGCGTGGCTTCTTAGGACGTAAACATAGTGGTTTAATGCCATTCCGTGGTCATTCATCCGTACAGGGTAGTGGAGAGATGGGAGCAGATCCATTCGTACTTCCTGGTGGTGATTTTCACGGTGAAAATATTGAACGTATAGAAAAGCTATGGGGATTTGATCTTCCTAAATGGCAAGGTGATATAGTAGGGGTAACACTTGAGAATATTTTACTCCCGGAGAACCATGAACGTAAGGTTAAACTTTATTATTTGTCTGGAGGAAATTTCTTAGAAACCATGCCAGACCCTCACTTCGTGGAAAAAGCATTATCCCAATTAGAAATTCGGGTTCATCAGGATATTATCTTAAATACTTCTACACTCGTTGATGCGAAAGAGGCCGTTATCGTATTACCCGCTAAAACCAGATATGAACAAGTAGGAGGAGGTACTTCCACCTCAACTGAACGTATGGTGTATTTCTCCCCAGAAATAGAGGGGAACAGAAATAAAATTGAGGAAGCACGTGAAGAATGGAAGATCTACGTTGATCTGGCTAAACGTGTGAAACCAGAAACAGCTGACCTTGTACATTTTGAAGATGCTGATTCAATACGCAATGAAATTGCAAAGGCAAATCCTAACTACGACGGAATTCAACACTTGAAAAAACAAGGTGACGTGTTCCAGTGGGGTGGAGCTTGGTTATGTGAAGACGGAATATGTCCTACGTTCGATGGAAAGGCGAGTTTAATTCCAGTTGACATTCCGGATTTAAATAAAACAAATGAACAATTTTATATTACGACAAGGAGAGGCAAGCAGTTCAACTCCATGGTTTATAGTGAAACCGACCCATTTAACGGCGCAGAAAGATATGATGTGCTCATCAATAAAGAAGACGCTAACGAACTTAGCATTCAAGAGGGAGAGGCTATTGTCTTATACAATAAATATGGTGTGTTCCAAGGTCGTGCGAAATTAGCAGACATTGCGAAAGGGAACCTTGGAATATTCTTTCCAGAAGGGAATTTCCTACTTCCAAAGGGACGATATGAGAAGTTTGCTGGGATTCCTGATTATAATGTAGGCTGCCACCTCGAGAAGGCAGAACGTTATGTAGCGAGGAAAGATGTTGATTACTTGGAAAAGAGAGTAGAAGAATTAGAACAAGAAGTGAGCTAA
- a CDS encoding deoxynucleoside kinase has translation MKYNSIIPSNALITVAGTVGVGKSTLAMKLAETLNFKISMEKVDGNPYLEDYYADFERWSFHLQIYFLAERYKQQKMMFESGDGYVQDRSIYEDVGIFARMQYEEGNMTSRDYETYSSLFEAMTLTPYFPSPHLLIYLEGSFDQVMERIYHRGRQMEINTSNSFWTGLYNRYEQWINSFEACPVLRLNVAEYDLHKDETAIYRVIDQIEQTLEGKSLQLSERS, from the coding sequence ATGAAATATAATTCAATCATTCCTTCCAATGCCTTAATCACAGTCGCTGGAACAGTCGGTGTGGGCAAATCCACACTTGCTATGAAGCTGGCAGAAACATTAAATTTTAAAATTTCGATGGAAAAAGTGGATGGTAATCCTTATCTGGAAGACTATTATGCGGATTTTGAGAGATGGAGCTTTCATCTACAGATCTACTTTTTAGCAGAGCGGTATAAACAACAGAAGATGATGTTTGAATCCGGAGATGGATATGTACAGGATCGCTCCATTTATGAGGACGTGGGCATCTTTGCCAGAATGCAATACGAGGAAGGGAACATGACAAGTCGGGACTACGAAACCTATTCCTCACTCTTTGAGGCGATGACTCTAACTCCCTACTTTCCAAGTCCACACTTATTGATTTATCTCGAAGGTTCTTTCGATCAAGTGATGGAGCGCATCTATCATCGAGGTCGGCAAATGGAGATCAATACATCTAATAGCTTCTGGACAGGTTTATATAACCGATATGAGCAATGGATTAATTCATTCGAGGCATGTCCGGTACTCCGTTTGAACGTAGCCGAATATGATTTGCACAAGGATGAAACAGCTATCTATCGAGTAATCGATCAGATTGAACAAACTTTAGAAGGAAAATCACTGCAACTCAGTGAACGTAGTTGA
- a CDS encoding histidinol-phosphatase — translation MTQIINHDLKFDLHTHHDRCGHARGTIRDYIEAGLKKGLNVIGISDHTPYFTSEEEQPYPHIAMGKSQFPEYVKEVLRLKDEYRGKIDVLLGVESDFFPEHVEVYKLYYDRYPFDYIIGSVHHVEGINIFKKERWEGLTEQDKVRTKEAYFNLIEHSARSGMYQILGHIDAMKGYYPAFSSIQTAAVEQTLKVIGENEMAIEINTSGKTKDVGGWYPADDILEMALRYGVKVTFGSDAHDPERVGDDWEQVVQSLKEIGFKEWVYFKERKRVVVPLY, via the coding sequence ATGACACAGATCATTAATCATGACTTAAAATTTGACTTACATACCCATCATGATCGTTGTGGGCACGCACGGGGAACTATTCGTGATTATATTGAAGCAGGTTTAAAAAAGGGACTTAATGTAATCGGAATATCTGATCATACTCCCTATTTCACAAGTGAGGAAGAGCAGCCTTACCCCCATATAGCTATGGGGAAAAGTCAGTTCCCTGAATATGTAAAAGAAGTTCTACGTTTAAAAGACGAGTACAGAGGGAAAATTGATGTTCTTCTTGGTGTAGAGTCAGACTTCTTCCCAGAGCATGTAGAGGTCTATAAACTGTATTATGATCGTTACCCTTTTGATTACATTATTGGTTCGGTCCATCACGTTGAGGGTATTAACATATTTAAGAAGGAACGTTGGGAAGGTCTAACGGAACAAGACAAAGTCCGTACTAAAGAAGCTTATTTTAACCTAATCGAACATTCAGCCCGAAGTGGGATGTATCAGATCCTCGGACACATTGATGCCATGAAGGGGTATTATCCCGCTTTCTCTTCTATCCAAACTGCTGCAGTGGAACAAACGCTGAAAGTGATTGGGGAGAATGAAATGGCCATAGAAATTAATACTTCGGGAAAAACAAAGGATGTGGGAGGTTGGTATCCAGCCGATGATATCCTTGAAATGGCTTTGAGATACGGAGTGAAAGTGACTTTTGGCTCTGATGCGCATGATCCAGAACGTGTAGGGGATGACTGGGAGCAAGTAGTGCAATCTCTTAAAGAAATTGGGTTTAAGGAATGGGTATACTTCAAAGAACGTAAAAGAGTAGTCGTCCCTCTATACTAA
- the fdhD gene encoding formate dehydrogenase accessory sulfurtransferase FdhD — translation MNESIANQQKIIRFYNEGLHEIDDEIAVEFPLTIVVDGEELATMVCTPTQIEELVVGFLASEGLIRVTDEILSMSIDRNRGFAYVELKNKKTINKDFYSKRFIGSCCGKSRQFYLHNDARTAKTVMSKTNISVEQCFSLMKQMQERSLDFQRTGGVHNAALCTPNELLIERSDIGRHNALDKIYGYCLQERISSKDKIIVFSGRISSEVLLKVAKIGIGIILSKSAPTTLAIELAQDLGITAVGFIRGSALNIYSHPQRIVDANIQ, via the coding sequence ATGAATGAGTCTATTGCAAATCAGCAAAAAATCATCCGTTTTTACAATGAGGGTTTACATGAAATAGATGACGAAATTGCTGTTGAATTCCCGCTAACTATTGTAGTTGACGGGGAGGAGCTGGCCACCATGGTTTGTACCCCCACTCAGATTGAAGAACTTGTAGTAGGGTTTCTTGCTTCCGAGGGGCTCATTCGAGTCACCGATGAGATTCTCTCGATGTCCATTGATCGTAATCGTGGATTCGCTTATGTAGAGTTAAAAAACAAAAAAACCATTAACAAAGACTTCTATTCCAAGCGTTTCATCGGATCATGTTGCGGAAAATCTCGGCAGTTTTATCTTCATAATGATGCAAGAACAGCTAAGACCGTTATGAGCAAAACCAATATCAGCGTAGAACAATGTTTTTCTCTTATGAAACAGATGCAAGAACGCTCACTCGATTTCCAAAGGACAGGGGGTGTGCACAACGCCGCACTCTGCACCCCAAACGAACTCCTTATTGAAAGGTCAGATATTGGTAGACACAACGCTTTAGATAAAATATACGGATATTGTCTGCAAGAAAGAATTTCCTCTAAGGATAAGATCATCGTCTTTAGTGGACGTATCTCTTCTGAGGTATTACTTAAAGTGGCTAAGATAGGGATTGGTATTATATTATCCAAGTCAGCTCCAACGACGCTAGCTATAGAGCTCGCACAGGATCTTGGAATAACCGCAGTTGGATTTATTCGTGGATCAGCTTTAAATATCTATAGTCATCCGCAACGGATTGTAGATGCGAATATTCAATAG
- a CDS encoding DUF2294 domain-containing protein, producing MNYEAEFSNLVRSFRKRHMGKGPSQVRTTFCKHWAICEMEGNLSPVEKFIATAEDGKQMLRSARTEMVKEMYRKHHPIEMEELLGSKFLDLYVDIDIEKDYGISIFVFDQNLEDKFLKIK from the coding sequence ATGAACTATGAAGCTGAATTTAGCAATCTCGTGCGCTCCTTCCGCAAACGACACATGGGGAAAGGACCAAGCCAAGTCCGAACAACATTTTGCAAGCACTGGGCCATCTGTGAGATGGAAGGGAATTTATCTCCGGTAGAGAAGTTTATCGCAACCGCAGAAGACGGAAAGCAAATGTTACGATCTGCACGAACAGAAATGGTCAAGGAAATGTATCGTAAACATCATCCGATTGAGATGGAAGAACTCCTCGGTTCGAAGTTCTTGGATTTATACGTCGATATTGATATAGAAAAGGATTATGGCATCTCCATATTCGTATTTGACCAGAACCTTGAGGACAAATTTCTTAAAATAAAGTAA
- a CDS encoding deoxynucleoside kinase has product MYQDQKNQCSPVFIAVEGPIGVGKSSLARYISEHYQFHLLNEIVEDNPFLSLFYENMEEWSLQTEMFFLFHRIKQLEDLNQTILSQGKRAVADYHIFKNRIFAQSTLQAKQYEKYDQVYQILTSDLPQPNLIIYLHASVDTLLRRISQRGRSFEQDIDPQYLIALCSRYELFMEQFQREHPETTVLHFNGDALDFVSRKEDLCLIIEQLDKALNLELKR; this is encoded by the coding sequence ATGTACCAGGATCAAAAAAATCAATGTTCACCCGTATTCATTGCGGTAGAAGGACCCATAGGAGTCGGGAAGTCTTCCTTAGCCCGTTACATATCCGAGCATTATCAATTTCATTTACTTAACGAAATTGTGGAAGACAACCCGTTCTTGAGTTTATTTTATGAGAATATGGAGGAGTGGTCTCTTCAAACGGAGATGTTCTTTTTATTTCATAGGATTAAGCAGTTGGAAGATTTAAATCAAACCATCCTCTCTCAAGGCAAAAGAGCTGTTGCAGACTACCACATCTTCAAGAATCGGATCTTCGCCCAGAGTACCTTACAAGCAAAACAATACGAAAAATATGATCAAGTTTATCAAATCTTAACCTCTGATTTACCTCAGCCTAATCTTATTATATACCTTCATGCTAGCGTAGACACCCTACTTCGTCGAATATCACAACGAGGTAGATCCTTTGAACAAGATATAGACCCGCAATATCTTATAGCTTTATGCAGTCGTTATGAGTTGTTTATGGAACAATTTCAGCGTGAACACCCTGAAACAACCGTGTTGCATTTTAACGGGGACGCACTTGACTTTGTCAGCAGAAAAGAAGATCTGTGCTTGATAATCGAACAACTAGATAAAGCCCTCAATCTGGAGTTGAAACGATAA